A region of Terriglobia bacterium DNA encodes the following proteins:
- a CDS encoding RNA polymerase sigma factor, with amino-acid sequence MPLNVAEAIETVYRSDWGRIVAALIRLVGDFDLAEESAQGAFAAAVDQWAVSGVPEFPRAWIIQTARHKAIDRIRRRARFEEKLESYATSGPVRNIEEPDYDTSEIPDERLRLIFTCCHPALAPEAQVALTLRTLCGLETDEIARAFLVPSPTMAQRLVRAKRKIRDARIPYVVPEPKEMKARLDAVLTVIYLIFNEGYAATRGGPLVRRDLCAEAIRLGRLVRSLESPQPPAEATALVALMLLHDARREARLDEAGDLIVLEEQDRRRWNQRQIAEALPLVEEAFRGGPGAYALQAAIAAVHCQAARAEDTDWPRILSLYDLLERVQPSPIVMLNRAVAVAMVQGPRPALAIMDALAAAGDLDHYHLLHAARADLLRRLGSSLEAAESYKQALALVTNDSERRFLERRLSEVQPPTA; translated from the coding sequence ATGCCGCTTAATGTCGCTGAGGCCATTGAAACCGTCTATCGCTCCGATTGGGGCCGGATTGTCGCAGCCCTGATTCGGCTCGTCGGTGACTTCGACTTGGCCGAAGAGTCTGCGCAGGGAGCCTTTGCCGCCGCGGTGGATCAATGGGCGGTTTCCGGCGTCCCGGAGTTTCCGCGCGCCTGGATCATCCAGACGGCCCGGCACAAGGCCATTGACCGCATCCGGCGCAGGGCCCGGTTCGAGGAAAAACTTGAATCCTACGCCACCAGCGGGCCGGTCCGCAACATCGAAGAACCGGATTACGACACCAGCGAAATTCCCGATGAGCGCCTCCGGCTGATCTTCACCTGCTGCCACCCGGCGCTCGCCCCGGAGGCGCAGGTGGCGCTCACCCTGCGCACCTTGTGCGGCCTTGAGACGGATGAGATCGCGCGGGCCTTTCTCGTCCCCTCGCCGACCATGGCGCAGCGGCTGGTGCGCGCGAAGCGTAAGATTCGCGACGCCCGGATTCCCTATGTCGTGCCCGAACCGAAGGAAATGAAGGCGCGGCTTGACGCCGTGTTGACTGTGATTTATCTCATCTTTAATGAAGGCTATGCGGCAACCCGGGGCGGGCCGCTGGTGAGAAGGGACCTCTGTGCGGAAGCCATCCGGCTGGGGCGTCTGGTGAGGTCGCTGGAATCTCCGCAGCCCCCGGCGGAAGCGACGGCTCTCGTCGCCCTCATGCTGCTTCATGACGCCCGGCGCGAGGCTCGCCTCGATGAGGCCGGGGATCTTATCGTTCTCGAAGAGCAGGATCGCCGCCGCTGGAATCAACGGCAGATCGCCGAGGCGCTACCGCTCGTTGAGGAGGCGTTCCGCGGAGGGCCCGGCGCCTACGCCCTGCAGGCGGCAATCGCGGCCGTGCATTGTCAGGCAGCGCGTGCGGAAGACACCGACTGGCCTCGGATCCTGAGCCTGTATGATCTTCTCGAGCGCGTTCAACCTTCTCCCATCGTGATGTTGAACCGTGCCGTGGCCGTCGCGATGGTGCAGGGCCCCCGGCCGGCACTCGCCATCATGGACGCCCTTGCCGCGGCCGGCGATCTCGACCACTATCACCTGCTGCATGCCGCCCGCGCCGATCTGCTGCGCCGATTGGGCTCCTCACTCGAAGCGGCGGAGAGCTACAAACAGGCGCTGGCCCTCGTCACCAATGACAGCGAGCGGAGATTTCTCGAGCGGCGGCTCAGCGAAGTGCAGCCACCGACCGCCTGA
- a CDS encoding YciI family protein has translation MRFMILIKANKTTEAGVLPDEKLLTEMGKFNEELVKAGVLIAGEGLHPSSKGARVRFAGGKPTVMDGPFIETKELICGFWLWQVKSKEEAIEWVKRCPNPHNEDTEIEIRQVFEAEDFGDALTPDLREQEACMRLQAAGKK, from the coding sequence ATGCGATTCATGATTTTGATCAAGGCCAACAAAACTACAGAGGCAGGCGTTCTCCCGGATGAGAAGCTCCTTACGGAAATGGGAAAATTCAACGAAGAGCTGGTGAAAGCCGGCGTGCTGATCGCGGGCGAGGGGCTTCACCCCAGCTCGAAGGGTGCGCGCGTCAGGTTCGCCGGAGGGAAGCCGACCGTGATGGATGGGCCGTTTATCGAGACGAAGGAGCTGATCTGTGGATTCTGGTTGTGGCAGGTGAAGTCGAAGGAAGAGGCCATCGAATGGGTCAAGCGCTGCCCCAATCCCCATAACGAAGACACGGAGATCGAGATTCGTCAGGTGTTTGAGGCGGAGGATTTCGGGGACGCGCTCACGCCCGACCTCAGGGAGCAGGAGGCGTGTATGCGCCTGCAGGCGGCTGGGAAGAAATAG
- a CDS encoding YciI family protein, giving the protein MKYMLLIYSDEQAWTEPERVQCYEQSTQVAHEIKSEGHYLAAHPLQPVSTATSVQVRDGKRLVTDGPFAETREQLGGYFLVEARDLDAAIDIAGRIPGARKGTVEIRPVMEIPDLPVN; this is encoded by the coding sequence ATGAAATATATGTTGCTGATTTATTCCGACGAGCAGGCCTGGACCGAACCCGAGCGAGTGCAGTGTTACGAGCAGTCGACACAAGTTGCGCATGAGATCAAATCGGAGGGACACTATCTGGCCGCCCACCCACTGCAGCCTGTTTCGACGGCAACCAGCGTCCAGGTGCGCGACGGCAAACGGCTTGTCACCGACGGTCCGTTTGCGGAGACCCGCGAACAACTCGGCGGCTATTTCCTGGTGGAAGCGCGGGACCTTGACGCGGCGATCGACATTGCCGGGCGGATTCCGGGTGCGCGCAAGGGCACTGTCGAAATCCGGCCAGTCATGGAGATCCCGGACCTGCCCGTGAATTGA
- a CDS encoding exo-alpha-sialidase: MSKVRVLVGTRKGAFVLTSDGKREQWEVSGPHFVGWEVYHLKGSPADPNRLYASQTSGWFGQVIQRSNDGGKTWEAPGGGPTMTPGGMPAGESNKFVYDTTPETGKPLTTHQFYDGTPHPWVFKRVWHLEPSLTDPDTVYAGVEDAALFRSTDGGKSWQELAGLRGHGTGPHWQPGAGGMCLHTILLDPGNAQRMFIAISAAGAFRTDDAGKTWKPINRGLVSRYIPDPTAEVGHCVHRIALHPSRPNVLFMQKHWDVMRSDNAGDLWTEVSGNLPTDFGFVIDVHAHEPETIYVVPIKSDSEHFPLDGKLRVYRSRTGGNDWEALTKGLPQRDCYVNVLRDAMAVDSLDKCGIYFGTTGGQVYVSADAGDSWAPIVRDLPAVVSVEVQTLP; this comes from the coding sequence ATGAGCAAGGTACGAGTATTGGTAGGCACACGCAAGGGCGCATTCGTCCTGACGTCGGACGGCAAGCGCGAACAGTGGGAAGTCAGTGGTCCTCACTTTGTCGGCTGGGAGGTCTACCACCTCAAGGGATCACCCGCTGATCCCAATCGGTTGTACGCGTCGCAGACCAGTGGCTGGTTCGGGCAAGTGATCCAGCGCTCCAATGACGGCGGCAAGACGTGGGAGGCGCCCGGGGGCGGGCCCACGATGACGCCCGGCGGCATGCCCGCAGGCGAGAGCAATAAATTTGTCTACGACACAACGCCAGAAACCGGCAAACCTCTCACCACGCATCAGTTTTACGACGGCACGCCCCACCCCTGGGTGTTCAAACGCGTCTGGCATCTTGAGCCCTCGCTGACGGATCCGGATACCGTCTACGCCGGGGTGGAGGACGCCGCCTTGTTCCGATCTACCGACGGCGGAAAGAGCTGGCAGGAACTCGCGGGTCTGCGCGGCCATGGCACCGGACCGCACTGGCAGCCCGGCGCGGGGGGCATGTGCCTGCACACGATCCTGCTCGACCCGGGCAACGCGCAGCGGATGTTCATCGCCATCTCGGCAGCGGGCGCCTTTCGCACCGACGACGCCGGCAAGACCTGGAAGCCGATCAACCGTGGACTGGTTTCCAGGTATATCCCCGACCCAACGGCCGAGGTCGGTCACTGCGTTCACCGCATTGCACTGCACCCGTCGCGGCCGAACGTGCTGTTCATGCAGAAGCATTGGGACGTCATGCGCAGCGACAACGCCGGAGACTTGTGGACGGAGGTCAGCGGAAACCTGCCGACCGACTTCGGATTTGTGATTGATGTGCATGCACACGAGCCGGAGACCATTTACGTCGTCCCCATCAAGAGCGATTCGGAGCACTTTCCGCTGGATGGGAAGCTGCGGGTCTACCGCAGCCGGACGGGCGGAAACGACTGGGAAGCGCTTACCAAAGGTCTGCCGCAACGCGACTGCTACGTCAACGTATTGCGCGACGCGATGGCCGTCGATTCGCTCGACAAATGCGGAATCTATTTCGGGACCACGGGCGGGCAGGTTTATGTATCGGCGGATGCCGGAGACAGTTGGGCCCCGATCGTCCGCGATCTTCCGGCCGTGGTTTCAGTCGAGGTCCAGACGCTGCCATGA
- a CDS encoding MoaD/ThiS family protein has product MIRVVLPQHLRTLAHVGSEVELEVKGQVTQRSVLDALEACYPMLCGTIRDHVTQQRRPFLRFFACEQDLSHELPDAPLPDAVASGAEPYLIVGAIAGG; this is encoded by the coding sequence ATGATCCGAGTCGTTCTCCCGCAACATCTGCGGACCCTGGCCCACGTCGGCAGCGAAGTGGAACTTGAGGTCAAGGGTCAAGTCACCCAGCGATCGGTCCTCGACGCACTCGAAGCTTGCTATCCGATGCTGTGCGGCACGATTCGCGACCACGTGACGCAACAGCGCCGTCCGTTCTTGCGTTTCTTCGCCTGCGAGCAGGACCTGTCCCATGAGTTGCCGGACGCCCCGCTGCCCGACGCGGTCGCGTCCGGCGCCGAGCCCTATCTGATCGTGGGGGCCATTGCCGGCGGGTAG